A single region of the Nicotiana sylvestris chromosome 6, ASM39365v2, whole genome shotgun sequence genome encodes:
- the LOC138871350 gene encoding secreted RxLR effector protein 161-like, with protein sequence MDETRSPVNQTIYRGIIGSLLYLTASRPDIVFSVGLCARSQSNPKESHLKAAKRILRYLKGTQDLVLYYPSSDSFNLIGYADADYASYLVDRKSTSGLAHFLGSCLISWGTRKQNPVAFSIAEAEYVAAASCCAQLLWINQTLSGEQGQNPEVTKGFAIIATDFMVVEAPVEEEKNVVTVFVVSVDGVLHENTSQKNET encoded by the exons aaactagatctcctgtgaatcaaaccatatatagaggcattattgggtctctccTCTATCTCACTGCCAGTCGACCTGATATTGTTTTCAGCGTGGGGCTGTGTGCAAGGTCTCAAtcaaatcctaaggaatctcacttgaaggctgcaaaaagaatactgagatatctcaaaggaacacaAGACCTGGTGTTGTATTATCCATCAAGTGACAGTTTTAATCtgattgggtatgctgatgcagactatgcaagttatcttgtggacaggaaaagcacttctggactggctcacttcttaggttcatgtcttatctcttggggTACAAGGAAGCAAAATCCAGTGGCTTTTTCAATagctgaagctgaatatgtagcTGCAGCATCTTGTTGTGCTCAGCTTTTATGGATCAA TCAAACCctaagtggagaacaaggtcaaaatcCTGAGGTCACAAAGGGTTTTGCCATCATTGCCACTGATTTCATGGTTGTGGAAGCACCGGTTGAGGAAGAGAAAAATGTTGTAACCGTGTTTGTGGTATCCGTTGATGGTGTATTGCATGAGAATACATCTCAGAAAAATGAGACATAA